A single region of the Pseudomonas sp. VD-NE ins genome encodes:
- the mfd gene encoding transcription-repair coupling factor has protein sequence MPVLRLPLLPAEAGKQHWGNLPGAALSLAIAEAASAAKRFTLLLTADSQSAERLEQELSFFAPDLPVLHFPDWETLPYDLFSPHQDIISQRIASLYRLPELAHGVLVVPITTALHRLAPTKFLLGSSLVLDVGQKLDVEQMRSRLEASGYRYVDTVYEHGEFTVRGALIDLFPMGSKLPYRIDLFDDEIETLRTFDPENQRSIDKVDSVKLLPAREFPLQKDAVTRFKARFRERFDVDFRRCPIFQDLSSGITPAGIEYYLPLFFDETSTLFDYLPQDTQVFSLPGIEQAAENFWNDVRNRYEERRVDPSRPLLPPAELFLPVEDCFARLKSWPRVVASQQDVETGVGRERFPAQALPNLAIEAKATQPLAALSAFLDEFPGRVLFTAESAGRREVLLELLERLKLRPKTVDSWPDFVASKDRLAITIAPLDEGLMLDDPALTLVAESPLFGQRVMQRRRREKRSDVSNDAVIKNLTELREGAPVVHIDHGVGRYLGLTILEIDNQAAEFLTLEYAENAKLYVPVANLHLIARYTGSDDALAPLHRLGSEVWQKAKRKAAEQVRDVAAELLDIYARRAAREGYAFADPKADYATFSAGFPFEETPDQQSTIEAVREDMLAPKPMDRLVCGDVGFGKTEVAMRAAFIAVHGGRQVAILVPTTLLAQQHYNSFRDRFADWPVTVEVMSRFKSAKEVNAAIADLAEGKIDIVIGTHKLLSDDVKIKNLGLVIIDEEHRFGVRQKEQLKALRSEVDILTLTATPIPRTLNMAVSGMRDLSIIATPPARRLSVRTFVMEQNKSTVKEALLRELLRGGQVYYLHNDVKTIEKCAADLAELVPEARIGIGHGQMRERELEQVMSDFYHKRFNVLIASTIIETGIDVPSANTIIIERADKFGLAQLHQLRGRVGRSHHQAYAYLLTPPRQQITSDAEKRLEAIANTQDLGAGFVLATNDLEIRGAGELLGDGQSGQIQAVGFTLYMEMLERAVKSIRKGEQPNLDQPLGGGPEVNLRVPALIPEDYLPDVHARLILYKRIASATDEEGLKDLQVEMIDRFGLLPEPTKNLVRITALKLQAEQLGIKKVDGGPQGGRIEFEAQTPVDPMTLIKLIQSQPKRYKFEGATMFKFQVPMERPEERFNTVEALFERLLPKTV, from the coding sequence GTGCCCGTTCTGCGTCTACCGCTACTCCCTGCCGAGGCAGGTAAACAGCATTGGGGCAATCTGCCCGGTGCTGCCCTCAGCCTGGCGATTGCCGAGGCTGCCAGCGCTGCCAAGCGCTTCACCCTGCTACTGACCGCCGACAGCCAGAGCGCTGAACGACTGGAACAGGAGCTGAGTTTCTTCGCCCCGGATTTGCCCGTACTGCATTTTCCCGACTGGGAAACCCTGCCCTACGACCTGTTCTCGCCGCACCAGGACATCATTTCCCAGCGCATCGCCAGCTTATACAGGCTGCCGGAGCTGGCGCACGGCGTGCTGGTGGTGCCGATTACCACGGCGCTGCACCGCCTGGCGCCGACCAAGTTCCTGCTCGGCAGCAGTCTGGTGCTGGATGTCGGCCAGAAACTCGACGTTGAACAGATGCGCTCGCGGCTCGAAGCCAGCGGCTATCGCTACGTCGATACGGTCTACGAGCACGGCGAGTTCACCGTACGCGGTGCGCTGATCGACCTGTTCCCGATGGGCAGCAAACTGCCCTATCGCATTGATCTGTTCGACGACGAAATCGAAACCCTGCGCACCTTCGATCCGGAAAACCAGCGCTCCATCGACAAGGTCGATTCAGTCAAGCTGCTGCCGGCTCGTGAGTTCCCGCTGCAGAAAGACGCGGTCACCCGTTTCAAGGCACGCTTTCGCGAGCGTTTCGACGTCGACTTCCGTCGCTGCCCGATCTTTCAGGATCTGAGCAGCGGCATCACACCGGCAGGCATCGAGTACTACCTGCCGCTGTTCTTCGACGAAACCTCGACCCTGTTCGATTACCTGCCGCAAGACACCCAAGTTTTCTCGCTGCCCGGCATCGAGCAAGCGGCGGAAAACTTCTGGAACGATGTGCGCAATCGCTATGAAGAGCGCCGCGTCGACCCATCGCGTCCTTTATTGCCACCCGCCGAATTGTTCCTGCCGGTGGAAGACTGCTTCGCCCGCTTAAAGAGCTGGCCACGCGTGGTCGCCAGCCAGCAAGACGTAGAAACCGGCGTCGGCCGCGAGCGCTTCCCCGCGCAAGCCCTGCCGAATCTGGCGATTGAAGCCAAAGCCACGCAACCGCTGGCAGCGCTGTCGGCATTTCTCGACGAGTTCCCCGGACGCGTGCTGTTCACCGCCGAATCCGCCGGCCGTCGCGAAGTGCTGCTGGAGTTGCTCGAACGCCTGAAGCTGCGACCGAAAACCGTCGACAGCTGGCCGGACTTCGTCGCGAGCAAGGATCGCCTGGCGATCACCATCGCTCCGCTCGACGAAGGCCTGATGCTCGACGACCCGGCGCTGACCCTGGTCGCGGAAAGTCCGCTGTTCGGCCAACGCGTGATGCAACGTCGTCGTCGCGAGAAACGCAGCGACGTCAGCAATGACGCGGTGATCAAGAACCTCACCGAGCTGCGCGAAGGCGCGCCGGTGGTGCACATCGACCACGGTGTCGGCCGCTATCTGGGCCTGACGATTCTGGAAATCGACAATCAGGCTGCCGAATTCCTCACCCTCGAATACGCCGAGAACGCCAAGCTTTACGTGCCGGTGGCCAACCTGCATTTGATTGCTCGCTATACCGGCAGCGACGATGCGCTGGCCCCGCTGCACCGCCTCGGCTCCGAGGTTTGGCAGAAAGCCAAACGCAAAGCCGCCGAACAGGTGCGCGATGTCGCCGCTGAATTGCTCGACATCTATGCCCGCCGCGCCGCTCGCGAAGGCTACGCATTTGCCGACCCTAAAGCCGATTACGCAACGTTCAGCGCCGGATTCCCGTTCGAAGAAACCCCGGATCAGCAGTCGACCATCGAAGCCGTGCGCGAAGACATGCTCGCGCCGAAACCGATGGATCGACTGGTCTGCGGTGACGTCGGTTTCGGCAAGACCGAAGTGGCCATGCGCGCCGCCTTCATCGCCGTGCACGGTGGCCGTCAGGTGGCGATTCTGGTGCCGACCACCCTGCTCGCCCAACAGCACTACAACAGCTTCCGCGACCGCTTCGCCGACTGGCCGGTGACCGTGGAAGTGATGAGTCGCTTCAAATCGGCCAAGGAAGTCAACGCGGCGATCGCCGATCTGGCAGAAGGCAAGATCGACATCGTCATCGGCACGCACAAACTGCTGTCCGACGACGTGAAAATCAAAAACCTCGGGCTGGTAATCATCGACGAAGAACACCGCTTCGGTGTGCGTCAAAAGGAACAGCTCAAGGCCCTGCGCAGTGAAGTCGACATTCTGACCCTGACCGCCACGCCAATTCCGCGCACGCTGAACATGGCGGTGTCGGGCATGCGCGACCTGTCGATCATCGCCACGCCGCCGGCGCGACGCCTGTCGGTGCGCACCTTCGTCATGGAGCAGAACAAGAGCACGGTCAAAGAGGCCCTGCTCCGCGAACTGCTGCGTGGCGGTCAGGTGTACTACCTGCACAACGATGTGAAAACCATCGAGAAGTGCGCCGCCGATCTCGCCGAACTGGTGCCGGAAGCGCGTATCGGTATCGGCCACGGACAGATGCGCGAGCGCGAACTCGAACAGGTGATGAGCGACTTTTATCACAAGCGTTTCAACGTGCTGATCGCCTCGACCATCATCGAAACCGGTATCGACGTGCCGAGCGCCAACACCATCATCATCGAGCGCGCCGACAAATTCGGTCTGGCGCAACTGCACCAGTTGCGCGGTCGCGTTGGCCGTAGTCACCACCAGGCTTACGCGTACCTGCTGACGCCACCGCGCCAGCAAATCACCTCGGATGCGGAAAAGCGTCTGGAGGCAATTGCCAATACTCAGGATCTCGGAGCCGGTTTCGTCCTGGCCACCAACGACCTGGAAATCCGTGGCGCTGGCGAACTGCTTGGCGATGGTCAAAGCGGACAGATTCAGGCCGTGGGCTTCACGTTGTATATGGAGATGCTGGAACGCGCGGTGAAGTCGATCCGCAAGGGCGAGCAACCGAACCTCGATCAGCCGCTCGGCGGTGGTCCGGAAGTCAATCTGCGGGTGCCGGCGCTGATTCCGGAAGACTATCTGCCGGACGTTCACGCCCGCCTGATCCTGTACAAGCGCATTGCTTCGGCCACCGACGAGGAAGGCTTGAAGGATCTGCAGGTCGAGATGATCGACCGCTTTGGCTTGCTGCCGGAACCGACCAAGAATCTGGTACGCATTACGGCGTTGAAGTTGCAGGCCGAGCAACTGGGCATCAAGAAAGTCGATGGCGGCCCGCAAGGTGGGCGCATCGAGTTCGAAGCGCAAACGCCGGTCGACCCGATGACCCTGATCAAGCTGATCCAGAGCCAGCCCAAACGCTACAAATTCGAAGGCGCGACGATGTTCAAGTTCCAGGTACCGATGGAACGTCCGGAAGAGCGCTTTAATACTGTAGAGGCGCTGTTTGAGCGCCTCCTCCCGAAAACTGTTTGA
- a CDS encoding CsiV family protein: MRLFRSLTLLLTFVAPMAFADDTYQVEMILVRQNAVPAIVSRAAPEDWAAGAQRLGDDSQRTPALNDVVTKLTASGDYSVLMHKAWQQTLGEAPAKVAVSDGQEQFGQFPIEGTLEMKLGRFTDVNADFWVNQIDANGLVTASERLKQDSHTKNGQLNYLDNGHLALLIKITSLTAPAPREAPEAIPD; encoded by the coding sequence ATGCGCCTGTTTCGCTCACTGACTTTGCTACTCACCTTCGTAGCACCGATGGCGTTTGCCGACGACACCTATCAGGTCGAAATGATTCTGGTCCGGCAGAACGCCGTGCCGGCGATTGTCAGCCGCGCCGCACCAGAAGACTGGGCCGCTGGCGCCCAGCGTTTGGGCGACGACAGCCAGCGCACGCCTGCGTTGAATGACGTTGTCACAAAACTCACCGCCAGCGGCGACTACAGCGTACTGATGCACAAGGCTTGGCAGCAAACCCTAGGCGAAGCACCGGCAAAAGTTGCGGTCAGCGATGGTCAGGAGCAGTTCGGCCAGTTCCCGATCGAAGGCACACTGGAAATGAAACTGGGGCGCTTCACCGATGTGAACGCCGACTTCTGGGTCAATCAGATCGACGCCAATGGCCTGGTCACCGCCAGCGAGCGCCTGAAACAGGACAGCCACACCAAGAACGGCCAACTCAACTATCTCGACAACGGCCACCTGGCGCTGCTGATCAAGATCACTTCCCTGACCGCGCCTGCGCCACGGGAAGCGCCTGAAGCGATTCCGGACTGA